The region CCATCAGGTGGATCTGAGTAATCCAAATTCCAGCCTTCCCAGTCCCAGTCTTCGCTTGGGCCTGCTGTGCTGACAGATGGAAGAAGTGAACCATCGAGGTCAGTGTGGATTCAGGGCACCTGGGAAATAGGGTGAAGGTCGGGCCCACTGACCGTGAGCTTGGAGGACTGGTGTGTGACGATCTTCTGTGTTCCCACAGGCcaccgaggcccagagagcttGCGGAAGATGAAGATCTGTTGCCTCTCCTTCCGGCAGCCTTATTCTGGCTTTGTCTTAAACGGGGTCAAGACCTTGGAGACACATTGGTGTCCCCTGCTGGGCAGCCACCAGAACCATACCATCGCCATCTACATTGCTAACAGGGACTGGGAAGACGACGCCTGGTGGGGGCTGCTACAGGGGTGGCTTGGGATGACGCCTGCTCAGATTCAGGCCTTACTTCAAGAAGGGGAAAAGTTTGGCCGAGGAGTGGTAGCTGGTAAGTGACGATGTGCTGATCGTTGTGCTGACGACTCCAAGTGCTGCCACCCTGGATCTGGCTGGGGAGTTTGGGGGCTTCTCTTTTGGCTTGAACTGGTTTGTGTGTTTGCTGCAGTTTTCCTAAGCAATGCACCTTCAAGGGGGTAGCAAGGGGCCCTGGGCTGGGGTCTGCAGGCCCAGCTTGCCTCACCTCCGGTAAATCATTTCTCTGCTCTGGTCCTCGGT is a window of Cynocephalus volans isolate mCynVol1 chromosome X, mCynVol1.pri, whole genome shotgun sequence DNA encoding:
- the LOC134368712 gene encoding EOLA-like protein, which translates into the protein MKICCLSFRQPYSGFVLNGVKTLETHWCPLLGSHQNHTIAIYIANRDWEDDAWWGLLQGWLGMTPAQIQALLQEGEKFGRGVVAGNVDIGESLECPENLASGEVVELEIQIILTILQQKYLTVISKTRWLLEPLCSKGGKYIFQVDIPEHLIPFGQKV